The proteins below are encoded in one region of Flavobacterium nackdongense:
- a CDS encoding dienelactone hydrolase family protein — translation MKKITKEAISQEVFDLYDDYAHNKIERREFIEKLSVFAVGSLTLPTLLSFMTPNYVDSITIKPEDPRLKSEFITYESPKGGGKIKGLLSQPTGTKKKLPGIIVVHENRGLNPYIEDVGRRAALEGFITLAPDALSPLGGYPGNDDAGRELQKKRTREEMLEDFIAAYEYLKSHKDCTGYVGVVGFCFGGWISNMMAVKIPTLPAAVPYYGGQPTAEDAEKVATPLLLQYASLDSRVNEGWPAYEAILKKNKVEHTAYFYEGVNHGFHNNTTPRYDEKAASLSWTRTIDFFKEKLKKK, via the coding sequence ATGAAAAAGATAACTAAAGAAGCTATTAGTCAAGAAGTATTTGACTTGTACGACGACTACGCCCACAACAAAATCGAAAGAAGGGAATTCATCGAAAAACTATCCGTTTTTGCCGTGGGAAGCCTCACTTTGCCCACCTTACTCAGTTTTATGACACCCAATTACGTGGATTCGATTACTATAAAACCGGAAGATCCAAGGCTAAAATCAGAATTCATAACCTACGAATCTCCAAAAGGCGGAGGAAAAATAAAAGGGCTTTTATCACAACCCACGGGAACCAAGAAAAAATTACCGGGAATTATTGTTGTACACGAAAATCGCGGCCTAAATCCCTATATTGAGGACGTAGGAAGAAGAGCCGCTTTGGAAGGTTTTATTACTTTGGCTCCCGATGCATTGTCACCCTTGGGAGGTTATCCCGGCAATGATGATGCGGGAAGAGAATTACAAAAAAAACGAACTCGCGAAGAAATGCTCGAAGACTTTATTGCCGCCTACGAATACCTCAAATCGCACAAAGATTGTACTGGTTATGTTGGCGTGGTAGGATTTTGTTTTGGCGGTTGGATTTCGAATATGATGGCCGTGAAAATCCCCACTTTACCGGCCGCAGTTCCTTATTATGGAGGACAACCTACCGCTGAAGATGCCGAAAAAGTAGCCACTCCACTACTCTTACAATACGCCAGTTTAGACAGCAGAGTAAACGAAGGCTGGCCCGCTTATGAGGCCATTCTCAAAAAGAATAAAGTAGAGCACACCGCTTATTTCTACGAAGGTGTGAATCACGGTTTTCATAACAATACTACTCCACGTTATGATGAAAAAGCAGCTAGTTTGTCCTGGACAAGAACTATTGATTTTTTTAAAGAGAAATTGAAGAAAAAATAA
- a CDS encoding GxxExxY protein, producing MITQKYLDDLTYEVIGSAIEVHKIMGRGLLESVYHQCIKEELALRKINFSTEMKVPLVYKTKELKVDFKCDLFIENCLVVELKSVIQPNPIFEAQLLTYMKLLKAPKGILINFNCFNIFKDGQKTYVNEYFKNLPDK from the coding sequence ATGATAACACAAAAATATTTAGATGATTTGACTTATGAAGTCATTGGATCTGCGATTGAAGTGCATAAAATAATGGGGAGAGGTTTGCTCGAAAGTGTTTATCATCAGTGCATAAAAGAAGAATTAGCTCTTAGAAAAATAAACTTTTCTACAGAGATGAAAGTTCCTCTAGTCTATAAAACAAAAGAACTCAAAGTAGATTTTAAATGTGATTTATTTATTGAAAATTGTTTAGTTGTAGAATTAAAATCCGTAATACAACCAAATCCCATATTCGAAGCTCAACTTTTAACGTATATGAAACTTTTAAAAGCTCCAAAAGGAATTTTAATCAATTTTAATTGTTTCAATATTTTTAAAGATGGGCAAAAGACTTATGTCAACGAATATTTTAAAAATTTACCCGATAAATAA
- a CDS encoding ion channel: MAFLNSINSKAKALLNSGFGTNSSSYGGRFLNKDGTANVQKRGMGFFNHISWFHTLLDMPSWKFISVILFFYIVINLVFALIYFAIGVEHLNGINTSSSLWVQFGQAYFFSAQTFTTVGYGHISPSGFLTSAISAAEALTGLLSFAIATGLFFGRFSKPVAFLKFSHNAIIAPYRDGTALMLRVTPFKNTNFTEAEVKVTLGMNVPENGVMKNQFYTLDLEMDRVNSLNLSWTLVHPITEESPLYGFLKENFTNTTGEIMVFVKVFDDMYSTVVSTRTSYTFAEVVYGAKFKPMFTRSNDNSKTVLHLNMLNEFEHVSF; this comes from the coding sequence ATGGCGTTTTTAAATAGCATTAATAGTAAAGCAAAAGCATTGCTTAATTCTGGATTTGGCACCAATTCTAGTAGTTACGGTGGGCGTTTTCTCAATAAAGATGGTACGGCAAATGTTCAAAAACGTGGAATGGGTTTTTTTAACCACATCAGTTGGTTTCACACTTTGCTCGATATGCCTTCTTGGAAGTTTATTTCTGTTATCTTATTTTTTTATATTGTTATTAATCTTGTCTTTGCGCTTATTTACTTTGCAATAGGGGTCGAGCACTTAAATGGTATTAATACTTCTAGTTCTTTATGGGTACAATTTGGACAGGCTTATTTTTTTAGCGCCCAAACTTTTACAACGGTGGGTTACGGTCATATCAGTCCGTCGGGATTTTTGACAAGTGCCATTTCGGCAGCCGAAGCGTTGACGGGTTTGCTAAGTTTTGCCATTGCTACAGGTTTATTCTTTGGGAGATTTAGTAAACCAGTAGCGTTTCTGAAATTTTCTCATAACGCAATCATTGCTCCTTATCGAGATGGTACCGCCTTGATGCTAAGGGTTACACCTTTTAAAAACACTAATTTTACTGAGGCCGAGGTCAAAGTGACATTAGGAATGAATGTTCCTGAAAATGGTGTAATGAAGAATCAATTCTATACCTTGGATTTGGAGATGGATAGAGTAAATTCCTTAAATCTAAGTTGGACCTTGGTGCATCCTATCACAGAAGAGAGTCCGTTGTATGGATTTTTAAAGGAGAATTTCACCAATACTACGGGCGAAATAATGGTTTTCGTAAAAGTCTTTGACGATATGTATAGCACGGTCGTCAGTACTCGAACTTCTTACACTTTTGCTGAGGTAGTTTATGGCGCTAAATTTAAGCCAATGTTTACTAGAAGTAATGATAATTCCAAGACTGTTTTGCATTTGAATATGCTAAACGAATTTGAGCACGTTAGTTTTTAA
- the hppD gene encoding 4-hydroxyphenylpyruvate dioxygenase, with translation MAEIKQLKGLQNTEYGLKKLFSDAEDFLPLLGTDYVELYVGNAKQSAHFYKTAFGFQSHAYAGLETGLKDRVSYVLKQDKIILVLTTPLGKDGLINEHINKHGDGVKVIALWVEDATKAFEETTKRGAKPFMEPTKEADEKGYVIRSGIYTYGETVHLFVERKNYNGVFLPGYKKWESHYNPEPIGLKFIDHMVGNVGWSEMNTWCKFYAEVMGFAQIISFTDDDISTDYTALMSKVMSNGNGRIKFPINEPAKGIKKSQIEEYLDFYGGPGVQHIAVATDDIVSTVSAMRDRGVEFLYVPEAYYDDLIARVGAIDEDVETLKKHGILIDRDEEGYLLQLFTKPIVDRPTMFFEVIQRKGAQSFGVGNFKSLFEAIEREQQNRGTL, from the coding sequence ATGGCAGAAATTAAACAATTAAAAGGGCTCCAAAACACAGAATACGGACTTAAAAAACTGTTTTCTGATGCGGAAGACTTTCTTCCTTTGTTAGGAACCGATTATGTGGAGTTATATGTAGGAAATGCAAAGCAAAGTGCTCACTTTTACAAAACCGCTTTTGGATTTCAGTCGCACGCTTATGCCGGTCTAGAAACAGGACTTAAAGATCGTGTTTCTTATGTATTAAAACAAGATAAGATAATACTTGTGCTAACCACTCCGTTGGGAAAAGATGGATTAATTAATGAGCACATAAACAAACACGGAGACGGCGTTAAGGTCATTGCACTCTGGGTTGAGGATGCTACAAAGGCTTTCGAAGAAACCACCAAAAGAGGTGCAAAACCCTTTATGGAGCCTACAAAAGAAGCCGATGAAAAGGGCTATGTCATTCGCTCAGGAATTTACACTTACGGCGAAACAGTTCACCTTTTTGTAGAACGAAAAAATTATAATGGAGTATTTTTACCCGGTTATAAAAAATGGGAATCACACTATAATCCCGAACCTATTGGGTTAAAATTTATAGACCACATGGTAGGCAACGTCGGCTGGAGCGAAATGAATACTTGGTGTAAATTTTATGCGGAAGTGATGGGATTTGCCCAAATTATTTCTTTTACTGACGACGATATTTCTACAGATTACACGGCACTAATGAGCAAGGTGATGAGTAACGGAAATGGCAGAATCAAATTTCCAATTAATGAACCTGCCAAAGGAATAAAGAAATCCCAGATTGAAGAATATTTAGATTTCTATGGTGGTCCTGGAGTCCAACATATCGCCGTAGCCACTGACGATATTGTCTCGACTGTTTCAGCAATGCGAGACCGAGGAGTAGAATTTTTGTATGTACCCGAAGCCTATTATGATGATTTAATAGCCCGAGTGGGAGCCATTGATGAAGATGTAGAAACACTAAAAAAACACGGAATTTTAATTGACCGGGACGAAGAAGGCTATTTATTGCAATTGTTTACGAAACCCATTGTCGATCGTCCGACGATGTTTTTTGAAGTGATACAGCGAAAAGGTGCACAATCTTTTGGTGTAGGAAACTTCAAATCTTTATTTGAAGCTATCGAAAGAGAACAACAAAATAGAGGAACATTATAA
- a CDS encoding ABC transporter ATP-binding protein gives MNNTNILLTSNLSIGYKTKSATTTTIAENLKLNLKKGKLIALIGANGIGKSTLLRTITGIQQPLAGTVSLNEKNIHEMDSLTLAQNLSVVLTEKLPPSNLTVWELIALGRQPYTNWIGTLTDNDIAKINEAIALTQIEHLISKRHYEISDGQLQIVLIARALAQDTPLIILDEPTTHLDLLHKVVLFKLLKKLTQETGKCILFSTHDIDMAIQLSDEMIIMTPENTVQDQPCNLILKGSFNTLFKDEHIVFDREKGKFVISS, from the coding sequence ATGAACAATACTAATATTCTTTTAACTTCAAATTTAAGCATTGGTTACAAAACCAAAAGTGCAACAACAACAACCATTGCCGAAAATCTCAAATTGAATTTAAAAAAAGGAAAACTTATCGCTTTAATCGGTGCCAACGGTATTGGAAAATCAACACTTTTAAGAACCATCACGGGAATTCAACAACCACTTGCAGGAACGGTTTCGTTGAACGAAAAGAACATTCACGAAATGGATTCCTTGACCTTGGCACAAAATTTAAGTGTCGTTTTGACCGAAAAATTGCCGCCAAGCAATTTGACGGTTTGGGAACTCATCGCTTTGGGTAGACAACCGTACACGAATTGGATTGGAACGCTTACAGACAATGATATTGCCAAAATAAACGAAGCTATTGCCCTGACTCAAATTGAGCATTTGATATCCAAAAGGCATTACGAAATCAGCGACGGACAATTGCAAATCGTTTTGATTGCAAGAGCTTTGGCTCAAGATACGCCTTTAATCATTTTGGATGAACCCACTACCCACTTGGATTTACTACACAAAGTCGTGCTTTTTAAACTCCTGAAAAAACTAACCCAAGAAACAGGAAAATGCATTTTGTTTTCAACTCACGACATCGATATGGCGATACAACTGAGCGACGAAATGATAATTATGACTCCCGAAAATACAGTACAAGATCAGCCTTGTAATTTGATTTTGAAAGGCAGTTTCAATACTTTATTCAAAGACGAACATATTGTTTTTGATAGAGAAAAGGGTAAGTTTGTGATAAGTTCATAA
- a CDS encoding flavin reductase family protein produces the protein MEEKTTTIDPNTISTVELQQLLLTAVAPRPIALASTVDKNGNVNLSPFSFFNVFSANPPILIFSPARRIKDSTTKHTYENVKEVNEVVINIVNFPMVEQMSLSSTEYKKGINEFTKSGFTPVASDKVKPPRVAEAPISFECIVENVIELGAEGGAGNLIISRVVNIHIRNEYKGNDGNLATEKLDLVARMGGNWYCRAGKDSLFEIPKPIYSKGIGVDALPIHAINSKVLTGNDLGRLGNMAEKPSLESIAKCKKIPEVIAALQTPDSEEKYKKLHSIVKNQLDNTNVEQALSILFCI, from the coding sequence ATGGAAGAAAAAACGACCACAATAGACCCAAACACGATCTCCACAGTGGAGTTACAGCAACTATTGCTAACAGCCGTTGCGCCAAGACCTATTGCATTAGCAAGTACCGTGGACAAAAATGGAAATGTGAATTTGAGTCCATTTAGTTTTTTTAATGTTTTTAGTGCCAACCCGCCTATCCTGATATTTTCGCCCGCTAGAAGAATAAAAGATAGCACGACAAAGCACACTTACGAAAATGTCAAAGAAGTCAATGAGGTAGTGATCAATATTGTCAATTTTCCAATGGTGGAACAAATGTCACTCTCCAGCACAGAATACAAAAAAGGAATAAATGAATTTACAAAATCTGGATTTACTCCCGTTGCCTCCGACAAGGTAAAACCACCACGAGTTGCCGAAGCCCCAATTTCATTTGAATGTATTGTCGAAAATGTGATTGAATTAGGTGCCGAGGGTGGCGCCGGCAATTTAATCATTTCGAGAGTAGTAAATATTCATATCAGAAATGAATACAAAGGAAACGACGGCAATTTAGCTACCGAAAAACTGGATTTGGTGGCGCGAATGGGCGGAAATTGGTATTGCAGAGCAGGTAAAGATTCGCTATTTGAAATTCCAAAACCTATTTATAGCAAGGGAATTGGCGTAGATGCTTTGCCAATACACGCCATAAATAGTAAAGTCTTAACTGGAAATGATTTGGGAAGGTTAGGAAATATGGCCGAGAAACCTTCGCTTGAATCCATTGCAAAATGCAAAAAAATACCAGAAGTTATTGCCGCTTTACAAACTCCTGATTCAGAAGAAAAATACAAAAAACTGCATAGCATTGTAAAAAACCAATTGGATAATACGAATGTTGAACAAGCCTTGAGCATCTTATTTTGCATCTAA
- the fahA gene encoding fumarylacetoacetase, with product MKTWISIPDPSDFTIYNIPFGIYSTPSTKPRVCIAIGNQILDLTIARKLGVFKGLKIKKSVFKNNFLNDFIALGKEKTNTVREIIQKELCDENSVFKKSKNLFHLQSEVQMHLPIAIGDYTDFYSSIEHATNVGMMFRDPDNALLPNWKHLPVGYHGRASSIVVSGENIHRPMGQVQPPNSDAPVFKASCRVDFELEMGFIIGQNTSLGTKINTADAENYIFGKVLFNDWSARDIQKWEYVPLGPFLAKNFGSSMSPWVVTLEALEPFRIKGPEQNPKVLPYLEYDGLKNYDINLEVAIEPKDKSETIVSHSNFKYMYWNMSQQLAHHTSNGCNVKIGDLMASGTISGKESNSFGSMLELAWGGQKPITLNDGEKRTFIEDFDTVIMRGFCEKDGIRVGFGEVKSQLLPAL from the coding sequence ATGAAAACTTGGATTTCCATACCCGATCCATCCGATTTTACAATTTATAATATTCCCTTCGGAATTTATTCCACTCCTTCCACAAAACCGAGAGTTTGCATTGCAATTGGAAATCAAATTTTAGATCTCACTATTGCACGAAAATTAGGCGTTTTTAAAGGATTGAAAATTAAAAAAAGTGTGTTTAAAAATAATTTTTTAAACGACTTTATTGCTTTAGGAAAAGAGAAAACCAATACCGTTCGCGAAATTATTCAAAAGGAATTGTGCGACGAAAATTCTGTTTTTAAAAAGAGTAAAAACCTATTTCATTTGCAAAGCGAGGTTCAAATGCATCTGCCGATTGCGATTGGCGATTACACCGATTTTTATTCCAGCATCGAGCACGCAACCAATGTAGGAATGATGTTTCGAGATCCCGATAATGCGCTTTTACCCAATTGGAAACATTTGCCTGTGGGATATCATGGCAGAGCCTCTTCGATTGTCGTGAGTGGTGAAAACATTCATCGACCGATGGGACAAGTTCAACCACCTAATTCAGATGCTCCAGTGTTTAAAGCCTCGTGTCGTGTCGACTTTGAATTAGAAATGGGTTTTATTATTGGCCAAAATACTAGTCTAGGTACAAAAATAAATACGGCTGATGCCGAGAACTATATTTTTGGAAAAGTGTTATTCAACGATTGGTCGGCAAGGGATATTCAAAAATGGGAATACGTTCCGCTAGGCCCCTTTTTAGCAAAAAACTTCGGCTCCTCAATGTCTCCGTGGGTAGTAACTTTAGAAGCTTTAGAACCATTTAGAATTAAAGGACCAGAACAAAATCCAAAAGTATTGCCGTACTTGGAGTATGATGGTCTAAAAAATTATGACATAAATTTGGAAGTAGCGATTGAGCCAAAAGACAAGTCTGAAACGATAGTATCACATTCTAATTTTAAATATATGTATTGGAATATGTCACAGCAATTGGCCCACCACACCAGCAATGGCTGCAATGTAAAAATAGGCGACTTGATGGCATCGGGCACTATTAGCGGGAAAGAATCCAATAGTTTTGGTTCTATGCTAGAACTCGCTTGGGGAGGTCAAAAACCAATCACTTTAAATGATGGCGAAAAAAGAACTTTTATCGAAGATTTTGACACCGTGATTATGAGAGGTTTTTGCGAAAAAGACGGCATTCGAGTGGGCTTTGGCGAAGTCAAATCGCAATTATTACCGGCATTATAA
- a CDS encoding aromatic amino acid hydroxylase: MERGLSHQLKWNTVTKRLPKHLHEFIVKQPYEQYTAQNQAVWRYVMRLNTNYLPNVAHGYYLEGIAKTGISIDKIPEMEGMNRILKDIGWAAVSVDGFIPPNAFMEFQAYNVLVIASDIRTIDHIAYTPAPDIIHEAAGHAPIIANPEYAEYLRRFGEIGSKAISSSKDYELYEAVRKVSILKEDPNTPEPEIEEALAVLNDIQNNMGELSEMAQIRNLHWWTVEYGLIGELSNPKIYGAGLLSSIGESKLCLQDSVKKIPFSIEAANVSFDITKQQPQLFVTPDFAYLSYVLEKFANKMALRTGGLSGVEKLIQSKNIGTIELSTGIQISGLFSKVISSENKPIYIQTSGKSALASRDKELIGHGTSYHAAGFGSPIGKLEGINLAIEDMSPRDLEIYGIYEGKRTTLLFEGGIKVEGQIITGKRDLRGKIILISFQDCTVSHYENILFQPEWGVYDMAIGKEIISAYAGPAAVESFQDLYQVSTVKTHKINYSESELNLHQHYQTVRDMRDTKIVDIELLSKILDELKDKYPKDWLLPLEIYELVFNADTPLKKVVYDHLTHLKSDSNLEKLISNGMNLIS; encoded by the coding sequence ATGGAAAGGGGTCTAAGTCATCAATTGAAATGGAATACAGTAACAAAACGACTGCCCAAGCATTTGCATGAATTTATTGTCAAGCAGCCCTACGAGCAATACACCGCGCAAAATCAAGCTGTTTGGCGTTATGTGATGCGATTAAATACGAATTATTTGCCAAATGTAGCTCACGGCTATTATCTGGAAGGGATTGCCAAAACAGGAATTTCCATCGACAAAATTCCTGAAATGGAAGGCATGAATCGCATCCTGAAGGACATTGGTTGGGCAGCGGTTTCAGTAGATGGTTTTATTCCGCCAAATGCGTTTATGGAGTTTCAGGCTTATAATGTACTCGTAATCGCCTCTGATATTCGTACCATTGATCATATTGCCTATACTCCAGCCCCCGATATTATTCACGAGGCTGCAGGACATGCTCCAATTATTGCAAACCCCGAATATGCAGAATACCTGAGGCGATTTGGCGAAATTGGCAGTAAAGCAATTTCTTCCTCTAAAGATTATGAATTATATGAAGCCGTCAGAAAAGTATCTATTTTAAAAGAGGATCCCAATACGCCCGAACCAGAAATAGAAGAAGCACTTGCCGTTTTAAATGATATTCAAAACAATATGGGTGAATTATCAGAAATGGCTCAGATTCGAAATCTCCATTGGTGGACCGTCGAGTATGGTTTAATTGGGGAATTATCGAATCCGAAAATATATGGTGCTGGATTATTATCTTCTATTGGAGAAAGCAAATTATGTTTGCAAGACAGTGTCAAAAAAATACCTTTTTCAATAGAAGCGGCAAATGTAAGTTTTGACATTACAAAGCAGCAACCACAGCTTTTTGTAACACCCGATTTTGCTTATTTAAGTTACGTTTTGGAAAAATTTGCCAATAAAATGGCTTTGCGGACTGGCGGACTTTCTGGAGTTGAAAAATTGATTCAATCCAAAAACATTGGTACCATCGAGCTGAGTACAGGAATTCAAATTTCTGGACTATTTTCGAAGGTCATCAGTAGTGAAAATAAACCGATTTATATTCAAACCAGTGGGAAAAGTGCTTTGGCTTCAAGAGACAAAGAACTAATCGGACACGGAACCAGTTATCACGCGGCAGGTTTCGGAAGCCCGATAGGAAAATTAGAAGGAATCAATTTGGCCATCGAGGATATGTCGCCCCGCGATTTAGAAATCTACGGCATTTATGAAGGAAAGCGAACTACTCTTTTATTCGAAGGTGGAATAAAAGTGGAAGGCCAGATTATTACTGGAAAGCGTGATTTAAGAGGGAAAATAATCCTAATCTCGTTCCAAGATTGTACCGTATCGCATTATGAAAACATCCTCTTTCAGCCTGAATGGGGCGTTTATGATATGGCTATCGGAAAAGAAATTATTTCGGCTTATGCAGGTCCTGCAGCGGTTGAATCTTTTCAGGATTTATACCAAGTTTCTACTGTTAAAACCCATAAAATAAACTATTCGGAATCCGAATTAAATCTGCACCAACACTATCAAACAGTGAGAGATATGCGCGATACTAAAATTGTGGATATCGAATTGCTGTCCAAAATATTAGACGAGTTAAAAGACAAATACCCCAAAGATTGGCTTTTGCCCTTGGAGATTTACGAACTAGTTTTCAATGCTGATACTCCACTAAAAAAAGTGGTTTATGACCATTTAACCCATTTGAAATCAGACAGTAATCTCGAAAAATTAATTTCTAATGGAATGAATTTAATTAGTTAA
- a CDS encoding FecCD family ABC transporter permease codes for MQNKNRNTLLFALLTLSLLTFLLVNISLGSVSIPIKDVFNNLIGGNSSKETWDYIIVNYRLPKAITAILVGMGLAISGLLMQTLFRNPLAGPDVLGLSSGASLGVATVILGAAFLPPILSSFLLSSYGIILASSLGSFLVLLAVLSVSQRLRDTMAILIVGLMFGSLTSAFVGTLTYFSSAEQLQKFTFWSFGNLGNLSWSSIVILSVCVGIGLLLSLANIKPLNALLLGENYARSLGMNYKRTRMIIILATSILTGSITAFAGPIAFIGLAVPHIAKLIFQTSNHTILFWSTLLLGAIIMLVCDSISQLPGSDITLPINAVTSIFGAPIVIWLLIRKRKMMH; via the coding sequence TTGCAAAACAAAAACCGAAATACCCTTCTATTCGCCCTATTGACCTTGTCATTACTAACTTTTTTGTTGGTAAACATTAGTTTGGGATCGGTTTCCATTCCAATAAAAGACGTTTTCAATAACCTAATTGGAGGAAATTCCAGCAAAGAAACCTGGGATTATATCATCGTCAATTATAGATTACCCAAAGCCATTACAGCCATCCTCGTAGGAATGGGACTCGCCATCAGCGGTTTGTTGATGCAAACTTTATTCCGAAATCCATTGGCCGGCCCTGATGTTTTGGGATTAAGTTCCGGGGCGAGTTTGGGCGTGGCAACGGTTATTTTAGGTGCGGCTTTTCTGCCACCAATTTTGTCTTCGTTTTTGCTTTCATCTTATGGAATTATTCTCGCTTCCAGTTTAGGTAGTTTCTTGGTTTTATTGGCGGTTTTGTCGGTTTCGCAAAGATTACGCGACACAATGGCCATCTTGATCGTTGGCTTGATGTTTGGTAGTTTAACTAGTGCTTTTGTGGGAACACTAACTTATTTCAGTTCCGCCGAACAATTGCAAAAATTCACTTTTTGGTCGTTTGGAAACCTCGGAAATTTATCTTGGTCATCCATTGTGATTTTATCCGTTTGTGTGGGTATTGGTTTGCTTTTAAGTCTTGCAAACATCAAACCCTTGAACGCATTACTGCTTGGCGAAAACTACGCCCGAAGTTTGGGAATGAATTACAAAAGAACCCGAATGATTATCATTTTGGCCACCAGCATTTTGACTGGAAGTATTACTGCATTTGCCGGTCCGATTGCCTTTATAGGGTTGGCTGTGCCTCACATTGCCAAATTGATTTTTCAAACCAGCAATCACACCATTTTGTTTTGGAGTACTTTGTTATTAGGAGCAATTATTATGTTGGTTTGCGACAGTATTTCGCAACTTCCGGGCAGTGATATTACCTTGCCAATTAATGCTGTTACTTCGATTTTTGGCGCGCCAATAGTGATTTGGCTACTCATTCGAAAACGTAAAATGATGCACTAG